A genomic segment from Equus przewalskii isolate Varuska chromosome X, EquPr2, whole genome shotgun sequence encodes:
- the MTCP1 gene encoding protein p13 MTCP-1, translating to MAGEDVGAPPDHLWVHQEGIYRDEYQRTWVAVVEEETSFLRARVQQVQVPLGDAARPSHLLTSQLPLMWQLYPEERYMDNNSRLWQIQHHLMVRGVQELLLKLLPDD from the exons ATGGCAGGAGAGGATGTGGGGGCTCCACCCGATCACCTCTGGGTTCACCAAGAGGGTATCTACCGGGACGAATACCAGCGCACGTGGGTGGCCGTCGTGGAAGAG GAGACAAGTTTCCTAAGGGCACGAGTCCAGCAAGTTCAGGTTCCCTTAGGTGATGCAGCTAGGCCAAGTCACCTTCTTACCTCCCAGCTACCTCTCATGTGGCAACTCTACCCTGAGGAGCGCTACATGGATAACAACTCTCGCTTGTGGCAGATCCAGCATCATTTAATG GTCAGGGGAGTACAGGAGCTGTTGCTTAAGCTTTTGCCTGATGATTAA